A window of Daphnia pulicaria isolate SC F1-1A chromosome 4, SC_F0-13Bv2, whole genome shotgun sequence genomic DNA:
ataaaagaaagaaaagtcgtCGAACCGTGAATGAGTTTCTTTCCCTCCCCAAAAAACTGATTATGTTGGCAACTCTAGTAACTTGTTTTATTAAAAGATGATCGAAACGATGTCGTCATCATCCGATCGGTTTGGCAGGACCTCGCCagacccaaaacaaaaaaaaactaggagCAACTTGTACACATCTATACGAGAAAGATGAAGACGAATAAGGAGAGATGAACGAAGATCATCTTTGAAATTCTCGTGATGATGTCAGAAgcgtgtaaaagaaaaaaagaaaggggggTGGGGGAAGATCTGTGTGTAAGAAAAGAAGGCGGAGGGACGAGGAAAGGAGACGTGTTAATTGACAGGACGGGGCTGGGTCCcgccgagagagaaagagaagaatagtAAAcggaaacaaagaaacaagtCACACGCTGAgagcgacacacacaaaaacaaaaagaaatatatatcagaaaagaaatagaaaataaaaccagTCTTTTTGTACAGCCAATAGTCGCTATGAGTCGGCGGGAGCTGTGTGTACAAGGAGGAGCTCGGTCCCTCCCTCGCTGAGGGAGAAACGAGAGCGGGTTAAAATATATAAGGGaggattttcttatttcttcttcttcttcttctttcttttatttttacttattttgttttgtgtgtctgtCACTCTGAAGGAAAGAACAGTGGGCGATAGAAAGAAAGCGAACGACATGGGAGCGAATCCCGAGACACACACGCgctgggaaaaaataaaagaaggaggaggaacaGATAGGAGCAAcacaagacaacaacaaaaaaaagggaggctAGGAGTTTGTCAGTTTGTCAAGACTGTCAGGCGATCAGCAGCGtctctccagcagcagcaccgacAGACGCCGATGCTATTTCCccacttcttattttttcccctttttctatcgatttaaaaaaaaactttagattttttcaaacttttttcccagaagaaaaagcaacccaaaaaatatataacggCCCTTCGTAAtgttacttgactcatgtagaTGATCCATTATATGTTCAGCAGTAGCAGctactttttcttgttgtgtcTTTGTTCTTATAAGGTATATGCTtgaagtttatttatttaactagtttctatttttcgCCATATCGCCAACAGCCAGACAAAAGTTTGATATTCAATTCCcccatttcttctcttttatacTTCGCAGATtcttttggaaaacaaaaaatcgataGATTggagaatagaaaaaattcattGATGTCATGTCATCCGGCCTGATCCGGctggaaaaattttattcatttttttttcttctctatatTATCGCTCGATGGGAGTCAATgatatcaatttcttttgttgagcTGACGACGGTTTTTTTCGGTTTAGAAAAAAGCCAATTAGAGTGTCTGTCATGCTCGATGTAATCCTGTCgcgctgctcctgctgctccgcGGCTCCTTCACGTCGATGACTGCCGATAAAATATATCGTCCACCGACCGTGTTGGCCGTCGTGTCAACATTCAGCACGACCATCCAGTATTGTAGACGTACGCCCCATTGTGATTATGCCGCCAAACATGAATAATTAATCATATGCATTTCGTTCTTTTCACAGATATACTGGAAAAACaacagagaaaataaaaatagtttgattgtcttttttttccacatttctttttaattgccGGTTAGATTCCAAGAACCGTGTACACatgtacatgtatatatatctGAGGAGGGGAGTTCTTATACATGTTTCGATTTCCTCTGTATACAATAACCCCAGTTCTAATATAGGCtatccaacagcagcaactaGCGAGTCTCAATACTATCGCATGCATATTAAAAACACAGGTAAAGGTCTATAATTTGTGTTCCACGGGGGGAAAAGGGGGCCCCTCTCATTCCCCCCTCGACTTTATAATATAGGCCTactatatgtgtgtgtatacctacttgacacacacacacaatatccCACCGAGCATAggcatattatatatatatataaaatgtattttttttttcctccggaAAGagctaaactttttttttctcccccctagCTCATCGTACGGTCTATAGAGCCACATTCTTTTGTGTTGTGTGagctgttgttttgtttcaatttgtaGCGCGGAAAAATGGCCGTACATGCATATACCGTGGCATTATATCTACGTATACTCTTATATTCCTGTCCGGCcgtcataaaataaaaaaaaagaaccttttTAAGGGAAAACCTGTAATTTTCTTGTacgtggagaagaagaagagaggctATACTGCTGTACACAACtgctgcttcttttttttaaaagagacaCCAGCGGACCGggactaaataaaataaaataattttttgttcttctttttttaaccattGCTGACTTTTTCCGTAGATATatgatttcccttttttaatatttatcatTCGTGGTGGtgtactaaaaaataaaaaaaaatgttttggctcttttgtttctttccctcAGCAATTGTCTCATCACCGGTGGGCAACCAACAAACTGACAgtgtcgttcttcttcttcttcctctttttttttacaagagaaaaatataattccTAGCTGTGTGGGTTGTACTTTTTGGTCTTGTTTAATGATACGGTGTCATGTACACAACACccagtttcccccccccccctatctctggaaataacttttttttcttttccttttcttcttctttcgttgcGAAGGGGTTTCCAGTgtgtctggtgtgaattatgGCCCGCTGATTGACTTGTGTATGTGGATTCCGGTATACTATGGAATTTTAGCCCATCTCTCTATTTAcgtgtaggcctatatattcattttatttgaataaaaagcgagctgaaagtgaaaaaaaaaaaattgcccatCGATGCGGaatataaaattaattcaaaatggaacgaatcatttatttaaaaaaaaaataagattgggGAATTAAACTTGAGCGACTTGTCTTCATCTTCCTATAAAAATGCGCGGGGAGGAAGGCTGTGTACAACATCGGGGAATGTATACTGCCACCCACGGAACACATCCGGCGGAGTTTTATCTTTTGCGCAGAGCAACTAATAATAATGCCCCATCTGCGTTTAGTGCAGTTCAAATGGATGGATCGCTAAGTATTACTCTCGTGTCAAACTCTCATCCTGGGAACCTTTAACCTTACTACACAGCTCAGCACAACCAAAGcctggaacaaaaaaaaacaaaattctttttcatttttccacgccagccctttttaaaaacaattttattatttagttcctccagcaacaacaaaaaaagaaacgggtcCCGGAAAAGGCAATAAGCATCTGACggacttgttcttctttttcttttagcacACGGACGGCatatattataaataaatatgtatttaaaaaagacaaatgaaaCATGAGAGAAAACAGGAGGCCCCCTCGACCCTTtcacaaaacagaaaacaagggggggggggggaaagaaataataatctacGAAATATAAAACGTAATGAGAATCAAAAGTATATTATAATGTCGGGTATTTAAccacacaacaacagcaacaacaacagagcgTTCCGTGTGTAGACGGCCAAAAGGAAACGACATGCCGAGAGATGGttcttttattgaaatgtAAATAGCGCGcggtcgtgttgttgttgttttttttatttttcaacgaaTAGGATCCCAACCCCCCCACCTCCCCCACCCCTCTGTattgttgtttttcacatGATGAAACGGGCCGGGACTCGGCCGTGTACCTCAAAGTTGAGTCACTTTAATTATACCTCCAGGTAGACGAGAGAGATGGTCTAAGTACCGCAGCACTCGGCTACTCTGTGCGATGCCAGTCATCGCGGGATATAACTACTACTAGTCCTCCTTATtcattttgtgttgttgttgctgttgttattATTGTAGTTATtgtgtgtcttttttcttatatatattatcccccccccccccccaaaaaaaaaacccgcacGCTCGAATCTTTCTTCATGCACAGACTCTCCTTCAGAGTCTTTTAAATGTtgccgttattattattatatatagaatgtctaaaagtaatttttgtcttcttcttcttcttatatataagaaaacgaTCGAAGCACGGTTTTTCTCGAACGCCGGCCCTTCTTATATCGTGTGGGCAATTACCTCCGTGCCAgtcctcttctctctcctttgctCTGCTGTAATTGCAtgaatcagattttttttcttcttcttttatatattcGATGATAAGAGTCTGAAAGTTGTTGGAATTCGAACCATTTCTCCTCAGCGCtgcgcagagagagagaggatagGATATAATATAATACCACCGTCCgtccgttcgttttttttttccttttccaccaTCCCGAATGGATTATGCATGAATGCGGTGAATACGCAATCTGCGGCCGGCCCGCCTGCCTGTGATGAGATGAGTTAAATGCCTGTCGAGAAATAAATGGAAGGGaaaacgagaaagaaaatatacgTTATAGAccctagctgctgctgcaacgtgtgtgtgtgtgtgtatatatctaCAGTTGTGTAATTGATAGTTGTTCTCCTATATACAGTCTATACTAGTGtctatcgaaaaaaaaaaactaccattggggaaaaagaaaagatggaaGAACTTGGCCTGAAGAAAAGAGAGGCGACAGACGACGGCTAAATCAAACGGACCTGTCACTCGGCTTCTGCTATCGATGACGGCCATACGTGTGTTTTCGCCCACCCGGTTAGTATTGTCTAGTTACACGTGAAAGAATTTCATAACTAATAATAATGTGAGAGATGTATAGTatggttatttattttgaagtaGTGCCCGAAATCAATCGCCTTCTCTATAGCACTTTATTCTTTCCACCCCGCGCGCGCGCGCCAATTTCGAATAAATGTTACGAGAAAAACGTGGAAATAATTAAGAAGAATGAGCCACTACCTATCATAGACGTGGCAGAAAACTGTGGACAAGACAAAGGTGGCAGCTGTGTCTTATATatatagggaaaaagaaaaccattttCTTACGTTTCTCCGCGTCGGCATCTCTCAACCGACCGAGACGGAATTGCAACGATAAATAAGGAaaacgtatatatatacgtagatctatatatatatatattacttACATTCaagatatatatatgtatttatattcCCATATTtcccacacacacgcacatcgcttatatttttttcgggCCGTCTAGTGTATCGGGATGGCAACAGCTCCCGGTTcgatcgggaaaaaaaagaaagaaagaaaaagaagaaaacgttattatttaataataagcGATCCAGCCCGTCGGGTCTGagccgttttttttattactattataccttttctctctctctcatcttcttctgttctattttttatgattatcaccattttctttttgtttttttcaggaGAAAGTTCACGCTTGGCGGGATATTTCATATTTGATCATTTTTTCCCGAAAAATGGATTTCGCCGTTTTTTCGTCAACGGGTGTCGCTTTTTCGCACCAACAATAAAAGATGAGACTGgggaatttgaataatttaaaaatggcagAGTTgaggaatttaattttgagtTCTTTTCCGAAAAAATCGATACGGTTCTCAACCGTGAGGCACATTCCTCCGCTACCgcatccgtgtgtgtgtgccacaTAGAATAGCTATTACAGTCGACATGTCCAAAAACATTCAAGTAGCCAACGCGGCGTGAAATGTGTCATGCATCTTTGCTCCCGctaatttgcctttttttttctcctttctagCCCCCCTCATTTATATTGCCGTCGTATATTATGCACACATGCTTTGCTTcgccttatttttaaaaaagaaaaaagtcaacCCATAACTATCGGCCTCACTTAAATTCCAAATgataaaaaacccaaaaggacGACCCTTGGACGTTATCGGACATTAGCCATTCCATtcccaaattctttttgggcCTATCGTCTGATATATATCGGAAtgtctgtgtgtttttatcaattgtgtgtgtgtgtttgttagcTTTCTTATCGAACGGCgggggacaaaaaaaaaaaatcctattCAAGGTTGTTGAATTCCAGTGTCAGATGTCGTCGTCCACTATTTTGAATGGACGTCTGGACGGATTTCTTCGCGGGGTGTTGCGGTGGTTCGTGTCAACAATCCATCAAAGTTTAATATCCATTTAAAATATAACATGTCTGTTatcgatgtgtgtgtgtgcagggaTCGCGGGAACGTTTTTTGGCCATCCTATTGACACTGTCAAGGTGCGACAGCAAACTCATCCCCATGGACAACTGAGCACACGTCACTGCGTTCAAttggctttgaaaaatgaaggagtgAGTTTGAATAAAAAGCCCTTTTCCCctaattgaaagaaagaaaaatccctGGTTTGAATCCTTGATGAGTAACTGCAGTGTGAGTGTGCAGATgctgaatgttttttttgttttttcgtacaAAATTTACAGGTCACTGGATTATTCAAAGGGATGAGCTCCCCAATTTATACAGCAGCTTTGGTCAATGCCACCTTTTTTGGAGTGTACGGTGGAACTGTCAAAGTCATGTTGAAGTTCTCTGAGAAACCTGTCAACAGCGTGCCAGAATATAAAACTGTTGCAGCTGCTGGGATGGTGGCCGGCACTGTGCAACTGTTGGTTTGCTGCCCTGTGGATCTGGTGAAAATCAAGCTGCAAACAGGATCAAGTGAGTGAGAGACCTTATTATCTTAACTAACTATATTACTACAGTAATAGTGGGGCATAATATGTATGTAATGCCAGTGTAAAGTACCAAATTATCTATTTGATGCAGGTGCTGTGAATGGTCCCATGCCAAAGACAAATGGCTCTTTAAATGCTAGTCCTATTGCTAGTAAACCATTCAAAGGGCCAATTGATTGCTTAATGACAATGTATAAAACACAGGGCATTAGGGGATGGTATAAAGGTCTTGTCCCCATGTTTTGGaggtaaaaaccaaaaaactacCTGtgataattattttgtttgttttctaaacAGCTGAGGCCATCTATCGGCCATTTCTATATACAGGGACGGTCCATCTTACGGCCTGTACATGTTTCTTTACGAATTGATTTTACGCGAGGGCAAAGAGAAATACTCGACAAGCGGATTGGGTGAAGGATTATTGGCTTTGATTGCCGGGGGTGTAACTGGTAAACAACAAATAGTTCTTTGATGACGACCTTTCCGTTAAAGTAATGGCCaaataaccaaaaagaaattggttcTTAATTCAGGAACTGTAACTTGGGTTTCAGTCCTGCCGATTGACGTCGTCAAGTCCCGCATCCAGGCGGATTGCGTCGTTAATCCAAAGTACCGTGGAATGTTGGACTGCATACGAGTTTCCTACAGGGCCGAAGGTTGGCGCGTCTTCTTTCGCGGATTCTACGCTATCGCATTTCGCGCAATGATCGTAAACGCGGCCACATTTTTCGTCTATCAAAGTACCTTGACGCATTTGCAGGGCCGCCGAGAGGGGGGGGCTAGAGGGGCAAGCTGCCCTGGGCGCCAAGAAGCGGGGGGCGCCAAAAAGCGGAGggcgcgaaaaaaaaaacagaaattaaaaaataaaagaaataaataaatgattgtAAATGATGTGTCTTGAAATAGGAAATCGTCTATGTTATTTCAtacttaaattgaattttaggaCGAAAGTGAGAAAGTGAGAGAAGCGAGTAAGCAATATGAAAACGATTTTCCAATTACTTCACACTGGCGAAATGGTCAATCAAGCCAAATCCTtaaagaaatggttaaaaTCTTTTGATACGGTGGTCCTTCTTACTGTATGGCTCAAGACGCTTCAAGCGGTGGACGACGTCAGTCGTCTCTTGCAATCTAATTCAATTGCAATTGACGACGAAATTATCCTCATCAATCAGCTATTAGATGATTTGGGCCGCATTCGTTCGTCATGGAACGAACTTTTGTCAGAAGCAAAATTGGTGGCCGAATCTCTCG
This region includes:
- the LOC124338456 gene encoding mitochondrial basic amino acids transporter-like isoform X1, which gives rise to MDVWTDFFAGCCGGIAGTFFGHPIDTVKVRQQTHPHGQLSTRHCVQLALKNEGVTGLFKGMSSPIYTAALVNATFFGVYGGTVKVMLKFSEKPVNSVPEYKTVAAAGMVAGTVQLLVCCPVDLVKIKLQTGSSAVNGPMPKTNGSLNASPIASKPFKGPIDCLMTMYKTQGIRGWYKGLVPMFWRDGPSYGLYMFLYELILREGKEKYSTSGLGEGLLALIAGGVTGTVTWVSVLPIDVVKSRIQADCVVNPKYRGMLDCIRVSYRAEGWRVFFRGFYAIAFRAMIVNAATFFVYQSTLTHLQGRREGGARGASCPGRQEAGGAKKRRARKKKQKLKNKRNK
- the LOC124338456 gene encoding mitochondrial basic amino acids transporter-like isoform X2 — encoded protein: MDVWTDFFAGCCGGIAGTFFGHPIDTVKVRQQTHPHGQLSTRHCVQLALKNEGVTGLFKGMSSPIYTAALVNATFFGVYGGTVKVMLKFSEKPVNSVPEYKTVAAAGMVAGTVQLLVCCPVDLVKIKLQTGSSAVNGPMPKTNGSLNASPIASKPFKGPIDCLMTMYKTQGIRGWYKGLVPMFWRDGPSYGLYMFLYELILREGKEKYSTSGLGEGLLALIAGGVTGTVTWVSVLPIDVVKSRIQADCVVNPKYRGMLDCIRVSYRAEGWRVFFRGFYAIAFRAMIVNAATFFVYQSTLTHLAAEQT